The Candidatus Beckwithbacteria bacterium sequence CATTTGGCTAAAAATTTCCTCACCGCGGTCAAGTTGCCAGAGCAGTTGAGGTTCACTAAAAATATTTATCCCTCCGTCAGTTAGCCGGCCATTAAGTGGTTCAATTACAAACTCCAAATTTTGATTGTTTGGCACAGCATTAACCGTTTGGCCAATAGTTTTATAGCCAGGAGCAGTGATAGTAAAAAAGTACTCACCGGGCTGCATGCCTGGCAAAGGTCCAGTCCCAGGCACATCGGAATCAAAACGCCAATCCTGATTACTAGCCATGACATGGGCATTTACCAGATTACCACTACGGTCTTTAATAGTGATAGTAAACAAGACATCTTGATCTTTGAGGGTAAAATCAACCTGATTTAAAGTCAGATTGCCTTCATCACAAGGGTTAAGACCATCGCCCATTTTAAATTCCAGCTCTTTCGTTTCCGTTTGGCTAAAGTCCGGATGGGTCACAGTGATGGTAACTTTGCCGAGCTGATTAATGCCTTGTAAATAAAATGAGCCGGTATTTTTACTAGTGGTGGTACTTTGACCAGTGCTAGCGGTAACCGTGGCTCCAGCCACCGCTTTGCCAAACAAATCTTTGACATTGCCTCTGACCGAGCCAGAATACAGTGGCAAGGAAAATTCATGAGAGCTAACTTTCTGACCGTTATCAAAAGCGACCAGCTCATAGTTTTTAGTTTTGCCGCAGTACGCATTATCAGTAGAAACATCAGGAGCAATAAAAGTATTAAAATTAAACTGGTTTAAACCCTGAACCGTTTGGGTGCTTTGCCAAATAGCTGTTTGGTCAAAATTACCATTATATTTATTTTCAAAAATTTTAACTGTCACTGCCCCATTTTCTTCACCAGTATTTTTGATATTAAAATCAATCAAAAAATTATTGAGTGTGTTTTGCTCCAATCTTTGGGTAAAATTATCAATTTGGAATGACGGTGGGGTTGGCAACTTATCAATGGTTAGGATAAAGGTATTATTAGTTTCATAATATTCAGGAATCATTTGCGAAGGATCAACGTTAAAAATGACTTTAGTTAGCTCGCCTTCGGGTGGTGTAAAGGGAATGGTTTTGAGCCAGAGAAATGGCACATTGTAGTTATCAGCATCTGATTTTAAGAATTGTAAATATTTGGAAAAATTACTTTCTTCAATCAAAAAATCACCCACAATATCGCCGGCAGTTTTAGGCGGACCATTGCGTGCTCCAAAATAAATCAGTTCAGGAATAGTTTCTTTAAAAAGCTGCCCGCCACCAGAAACTTGACCATCGCGATTACGGGTATGCCCCCAACTAGCCTCGGCCTCAATATCGGCAGCATAAGCTTTGCCATTGTTAACTACTTTAAAAGTCAGAGTGTGATCGCGATCATTGTAAACCACACCATGATAGACAAAATTACCATACGGACTGCCGACGGAAATATCCGGAGCATAATACAATTCATCTTGAGCGCAGACATTGTGACAATCTTGCAGCTGAGGCACGATACAGTTCTCGATCAAAGGCTTGCAGACAAACCAAGCATTAAAAACCGTATCTACCGAAAAGCTGCTAATATCACCTTTTTTAGCCGCATCATACACATCCTTCATTAAAGAAATGGCTTTTCTGATGCTGCCAAATTTACCGACAGAACAATTTTGCTGAAACAAATCCCAACAGTAAGAACCTTGCCAGACAAATTTGTAGGTAGCGCATTGGGCATAACACACTTTTTCGCTCTGAGGATAGGCGTAAGTTTTTTTAGGGAAAACAAATAAACTAAAAAATAAAAAGGTAAAAAGAGAAAAGAGAAAATAGTATTGTATTAAAGCTTTTTTCACTTGTGTAAATTTTGTTTTATTATAATACTTTTTATTTTTTTACAACATATGCTTTTCAAGCTTTAATAATATAAATTATTAATTGATATCTCAAGATGATAAAATACACGACCATATGGAAAGAATGACGTCATTTTTAGGAAGCAGAAAAAGAGAAGTGCTTAGCAAAATAGCTGAACCAATACTTATTATTTTACTAAGTATTGCACAACCAGCTTCTGAAGCTTCTGCTCAAAATCCAGCAACTGATAATAATACAGCTATTATAGATATAGTGCCTGGATTTTTAGAAATAAGTCCATCGTTTTCAGAAGGTGAATTTAATATCAAAGTTTCTGATGCTAGAGGAACCGGAGCAGGATGGTCTTTGTCAATGCAATGTTCTGGCTTACCAGAAAGTTGCCCAACAATTTCTAATACAGAGCCTATAACCATTATTGCTGGACAAGATGAAGAAGGGACAATGCCTTCCAGCAGCTTAAATCAATTGCCAATAAAAACAAGCGATGAACCTTTAACAATTTTATCTGCTGGTCAAGATCAAGGAATGGGAACTTATATATTTTCTCCTCAAGTAGTTTGGGAAGGTTCATTACCAGATTCTGAAATAATTATTTTGACTATACAGTAGTCAGTATTACTCAAAACCGTGTTCTTTTTTCCAAACCTCTAAATCTTCTTGCATTTTTTGGACGGCCGCATCATGGCTAGCATTCATTTCAGCTACCCTATCTTCGTAGGCTTTGTGTTGGGCAGCTACTTTTTCTTCCCAGGCTTTATCTTGCTCGGCTTTGTATTTTTCAAAGTCAAAATCAGAAGAGTTATTTTGAGAAACTTGAGTTGGTGTCGGTGTAGCTTGAACCTGATAGTTGTACTGGTATTGATTAGTAGTTTTTGGAGCAATAGTTGGAACTGCTGTTGGTTTAGGAGTTGTAGTAGCTGTTGGAGTTCCAGTTGGCGGAATCGGAATAGCTTTAAAAGCTGAGGCTTTATCATCTTCTGGCTGTGGAGCAAAAGCCTGTTCAAAAGCCTCAACTACTTCATTAATTTTTTTATTAAAAATAGAGGTAAATGAGTCGGGGTTAAAATCAGCCTCAACCCCCTTGGTATATTTAATTGTCAGAAATAAGAGTGATCCTATTAGTAAAAAAACCAAGAAAATTGGAAAGAAAATATTTGATTTGTATTTTTTAGGAACAGTGTGAATAGAGTTGTTAGGTTTTTTTGAGGGCATATAATTAAATCTTTATTATCTATAAATTATAGCAAGACTTTCAAAACTCTCTGAATAACAAAAAGTATAGACATCTTATAATTTTATTGGTAAAAATTAGTATATTATTTTCAAACTTAAAATATGGAAACTCAATTTAACCAAAGCGAGGCTGGTAAAGAAAAAGATTTTCAATATGAAGAAATATTATTAATTCAAAGCGCAGACTCTGAATTAGGACTGAGTCTGCAAGAAATTGGTTTCAAAACAACTATTTTAAGCTTAGAAGAGTTCCCTTCAAGCATTTTGGATTTAAATAAATATGGCTTAGTTATTTCAGATCAAGATATAGACGCTAATCAAATAGGGCATGATATAGTGCTAGCGGTGTTAAAAGAACCAAATGAGACTACAAATCCCTTTAGTGGTTATTTAACTATATCGAGAAACGATCTAGTAATAGTTTTGCAATTAATAAAAGACTCTCCAAACTTAAGAGTTGCGTTGGGAAAATTAAAATACTATTTATACCTTGAGGCAAGAGAAGCTCAAAAAGCTGACCCTGACAGTTTTTGGAATGATGCATCAGAAAATACAGATTTTGATGTTGTTGCTTCATTTAATCTTTTAAAAACTCATCCCCGCTTTAATAAACTAAAAGAGAGATATCCGGGACTAATAGATTTTGAGCAGATATTAAAAGATTCTGAGCGTAGTTTTTTTTCTAAAAGGCTTGTAATTCACTGTCTTTGGCAATTACTTTATCATTTATCTATCGGAAGTTCTGAAGAACATTATGCAATGCTTTTTACTAACTTAGAGAAGTATCTTATAGAATTGACATAAAATACTTATTTAAATTTAAAGGATTTATTTGTCATATAATTAGATTAATTATTTACACATACATCATATTGTAGCAAAATTACTATTAAGTTAAAAAATTATTTAATCATTATGAGTGGACCAGAAGATGGAAAATCAAAAGAAACAACCATAAAAAAAAGTATTGGAAGTGCATTAATTGTTGAAGATCTTTTAAATATAAGAGAACTAATGGAAGCAATTCTTAAAAGAAGACTTAATGAAGAAGCAGTAATTATAGTAGCGGAAAGT is a genomic window containing:
- a CDS encoding carboxypeptidase regulatory-like domain-containing protein → MKKALIQYYFLFSLFTFLFFSLFVFPKKTYAYPQSEKVCYAQCATYKFVWQGSYCWDLFQQNCSVGKFGSIRKAISLMKDVYDAAKKGDISSFSVDTVFNAWFVCKPLIENCIVPQLQDCHNVCAQDELYYAPDISVGSPYGNFVYHGVVYNDRDHTLTFKVVNNGKAYAADIEAEASWGHTRNRDGQVSGGGQLFKETIPELIYFGARNGPPKTAGDIVGDFLIEESNFSKYLQFLKSDADNYNVPFLWLKTIPFTPPEGELTKVIFNVDPSQMIPEYYETNNTFILTIDKLPTPPSFQIDNFTQRLEQNTLNNFLIDFNIKNTGEENGAVTVKIFENKYNGNFDQTAIWQSTQTVQGLNQFNFNTFIAPDVSTDNAYCGKTKNYELVAFDNGQKVSSHEFSLPLYSGSVRGNVKDLFGKAVAGATVTASTGQSTTTSKNTGSFYLQGINQLGKVTITVTHPDFSQTETKELEFKMGDGLNPCDEGNLTLNQVDFTLKDQDVLFTITIKDRSGNLVNAHVMASNQDWRFDSDVPGTGPLPGMQPGEYFFTITAPGYKTIGQTVNAVPNNQNLEFVIEPLNGRLTDGGINIFSEPQLLWQLDRGEEIFSQMAATKDGKMVILYTTKNQNLSGSVYFLDSLTGNQIRVVRNTIATGGQSHACLDTSYDGNTTALFSHIGTFGTTKNSRNFLKLFDSSGHEFVSQEINDVGSAGECDVSPDGFYIYPFRLMNKGMYTYTRFDIEGIKNSKAPMSYPGLLHFTTSNNVIVDCPKGGGECLQTFNDTVITNLGNVNGNVRVIDSSQDTSSIAIITSDKAYLFRNANKTWEKDVVTKGHPLDISVSPGGKYAIYSTYVKDQNHRTIRIFTDNNLDKTPATLPSNREEDALFVHANDKGLFFATQEEKTIKYYQVGDYSTDYNPATPEPTPTGNRTSNNISYYENGTWHNMGEVTYYQLLPGRIYMANTTLTLNVEEPWGRMTFLEGTVFGTDNYLHPVLLKGQITADFSSPAKIYAIKFDRFDMDLFASKLAAFTAGTLDSNEYFLVKNVHTKFIVSNYENAFNVKVADGEVEVSGKDVAQKIEAGKQISIDQDNKVTESVYLGWKLYAIIAGVLVLISGILLFIYRKTKVGKTIIGILNKTAKLILKYGKILIISFWKYFKKTLALLYKIVKINLQKNTKKRIKICQF